The genomic DNA AGCAAGAGCAGCAGCAAGAGCAGGCCCAAGAGCAACAGGTTTCACCGGATGATCTGTCCAAAGAGGACGCAGCGCGGATACTGGAAGCTCTCAAGGAGGATCCGCAAAATCTGTCGGATAATCGTAAATTAAAATCCTCCGGCCGAATGCGGGTGGAAAAAGATTGGTAATGAGCAGGGGGATACCTTTTTGATGAACGAGATATGAAAGCGAAAATTTCAGTTCTGGCATTTTTCAGCGTAGTGGCCTCGTCATGGGCGCAGCCATTGGTGGTGCGCACCAGCGTCGACCGGACGCAGCTGTCGGTCAATGAACAATTGATTTTGACATTGGACCTGGAAGGGGAGGGTGCGAACAGCAATATTAAGCCGGAACTGCCGGATGTCAGTTCGTTCCTCAGCTTTCTCGGTAGCGGCGGCACCTCGCAGAGCGTGCAGATCATCAATGGACGCATGTCTGTGCAAAAGTCGATGACCTATTATTATCAAGCGCTCAAAGAGGGCCGCTTCACCTTCCCCCCGGTCAGCGTGACCTACAAGGGTCGCACGGTTGAATCGCAGCCGATCAGCCTGGTCATCACGGCTGCGGCAGCGCAGCCTTCCGCGCCGGCTGGAGGACAGCAGGTGGCCCCTCCGTCCTCAGCGCCTGCGGCGAACGACGAGCAGCTGTTCCTGCGCGCCATTGTCAACAAACGGCAGGTTTATCAGAACGAGCCGGTGATCGTCACTTACCGCATCTATACGTTGGTGCAAGTGGCCGGCATGGGTCAGCCGAAGATAGAGCCCTCCCCCGGGTTCTGGGTGGAAGAGTTTGATATCGGCACCACGCTCAAACAGCGCGAGGAGATCTATAACGGCCGCAAATATGTGGTGGCGGACATAAAAAAATCGGCCTATTTCCCCACTTCGCCGGGCAAAAAAACGATCCAGTCCATGGTGATCCCTTTTGATATCCGCGCCGCCTCGCGTCGTCGCTCCAATGATATTTTCGACAGTTTTTTCGATGATCCGTTTTTCAGCCGGGTGGTGCGCAGGGAAGCGGCCACCCGTCCGGTGGAGATCGAGGTGCTGCCATTACCTGAACAGGATAAACCGGCTGGATTCAACGGCCTGGTTGGGCAATATCGCTTGGAGGCAAGCGTCGATAAAGAGACGGTCAAGGCCAATGAAGCCCTTACGCTCAAGGTCCGTTTTACCGGCCAGGGCAACATCCGCTCTCTGCCCAAGCCGGATTTGATTCTGCCCAACGATTTTGAAAAATACGAGCCCAAGGTGTCTGAAACCATCAACCGGCAGGGCGAGGTCATCAGCGGCAGCAAGAGCTACGAATATGTTCTGATCCCGCGTTTTCCCGGACAGCAGCGCATTCCCTCCATCCAGCTGACGTATTTTGATCCGCAGGCGCGGCAATATAAGGTGGAGCGTTCCCCCGAGTTCACGATTTCGGTGCTAAAAGGAGAGGGTTCTTACATCGCTGCGCCAGCCGGTCTGTCCAAAGAAGAAGTCCGCCTGGTGGGACAGGATATCCGCTTTATCAAGACCACGGTTCCGGAATTTCGCCGCATTGGCGCCGCCTTTTATCAAAGCAGCCTGTTCAAACTGCTCTGTCTGCTGCCGTTTCTGGCGCTGGCTGCGGCCTTTGGCTATAAACGGCATCTGGCACGGCTGAGCGGCGATGTCGCCTATGCGCGCAGCCGCAGCGCCAATCGCATGGCCATGAAACGACTGGCTAAGGCGAACAAACTGCTTTCCGTGAACACGCAGAAAGAGTTTTATGCCGAAGTGTCGCGCGCGCTGATCGGCTTTGCGGCAGATAAACTGAATCTGCCTGAAGCGGGCGTGATTCAAAGCGAGCTGCAGGAGCGGTTGCAGGCCCGTGCAGTGGACTCGAGCCTGGTGCAGTCTTACATGAACCTGTTGCAGACATGTGATTTTCAGCGCTTTGCCACTGCCTCCGGCGCTGTAGAGGACATGGGGCGGATTTTCCAGCAGGCGAAAGAGGCGATTATTAAATTGGAAAAAGCATTTTAGCTATGAAGCGGATTCTATGTTTTTGCATGGCGATGTACGGCCTGGTTTTGGGCCAGCCCGCCGATGAGTTTGCCCAGGGCAATGCCGCCTACCAGGCTGGAGATTATCAAAAGGCTGTGGTGCATTTCGAATCCGCGGCCGCTGCGGGCTATCAGGCGTTCGAGCTTTATTACAATCTGGGCAACTGCTATTACAAGCTGCATCAGGTCGGCAAAAGCCTGCTGTACTATGAAAAGGCCGCACGGATCAATCCGTCGGATCCGGATCTGCAGCATAATTTAGAGCTCGCCCGGCTGCATGTGGTGGACAAGATCATCACACCGCCCGAGTTCTTTTGGCAACGGATCGGCGGGAGAATTAAATCCGCCCTAAGTCTGGATCAATTGGCAGGGTTCCTGATCTTTTGGCTTGTTCTGGCCGCGCTGACGGTGATTGGGAAATGGTTTGTCAATCGTGATCCCTGGCGTCAGCTGACCGGTCGTCTATGGCTGCCGTTGGTCATTCTGGCAACCTTGTGGGCGATTTTTTTCATCGTCCGCGTCAACCAGAGCAGCCATGACCGAGCCGCCATCATCATGGAGCACAAGGTGAGCGTGCTGAGCGCGCCTTCTGATAACAGCACCGAGGTGTTTGCGCTGCATGAGGGTTGCAAAGTGCGATTGGAGGAGAAAAGCGGCGGCTATGTGCGCATCTCGCTGCCGGACGGCAAGGTGGGGTGGGCGCCGCTGCGAAGTCTGCAGGAGATATAGCGGAACAGGCGATCCCTCTCAGCAAGCGGATCAGCATAGTATAAGCAGGCATTAAAAAGCCCGGGACTTTAGTCCCGGGCTTTTTAGCTTAACCATACGAAGGTTACCATTATCTGACCAACAGCATTTTCTGTCCGACGGCGATTTGGTTTTCGCCGGACAGGCGGCAGAAATAGACGCCCGAAGGCATTGCCCGCAGAGACTGGTCGTTGCCGTCCCAGCCGGCCACATGCTCGCCTGCGCTCTGTTCCGCGTTCACCAGCGTGCGCACCAGACGGCCGGAGAGATCATAGATCTCGATGGTCACTTTTTGCCGCCGGTCCAGCTGATAGACGATGCGGGTGGCGGAGTTGAAGGGATTGGGAAAATTGGCCATGAGCCGGAATCCGCCGGGCGCCTGGGTTGCTGTTGGAGCAGGGACGCCGGTGTCGTA from bacterium includes the following:
- a CDS encoding aerotolerance regulator BatC — encoded protein: QEQQQEQAQEQQVSPDDLSKEDAARILEALKEDPQNLSDNRKLKSSGRMRVEKDW
- a CDS encoding protein BatD, with translation MKAKISVLAFFSVVASSWAQPLVVRTSVDRTQLSVNEQLILTLDLEGEGANSNIKPELPDVSSFLSFLGSGGTSQSVQIINGRMSVQKSMTYYYQALKEGRFTFPPVSVTYKGRTVESQPISLVITAAAAQPSAPAGGQQVAPPSSAPAANDEQLFLRAIVNKRQVYQNEPVIVTYRIYTLVQVAGMGQPKIEPSPGFWVEEFDIGTTLKQREEIYNGRKYVVADIKKSAYFPTSPGKKTIQSMVIPFDIRAASRRRSNDIFDSFFDDPFFSRVVRREAATRPVEIEVLPLPEQDKPAGFNGLVGQYRLEASVDKETVKANEALTLKVRFTGQGNIRSLPKPDLILPNDFEKYEPKVSETINRQGEVISGSKSYEYVLIPRFPGQQRIPSIQLTYFDPQARQYKVERSPEFTISVLKGEGSYIAAPAGLSKEEVRLVGQDIRFIKTTVPEFRRIGAAFYQSSLFKLLCLLPFLALAAAFGYKRHLARLSGDVAYARSRSANRMAMKRLAKANKLLSVNTQKEFYAEVSRALIGFAADKLNLPEAGVIQSELQERLQARAVDSSLVQSYMNLLQTCDFQRFATASGAVEDMGRIFQQAKEAIIKLEKAF
- a CDS encoding tetratricopeptide repeat protein, producing the protein MKRILCFCMAMYGLVLGQPADEFAQGNAAYQAGDYQKAVVHFESAAAAGYQAFELYYNLGNCYYKLHQVGKSLLYYEKAARINPSDPDLQHNLELARLHVVDKIITPPEFFWQRIGGRIKSALSLDQLAGFLIFWLVLAALTVIGKWFVNRDPWRQLTGRLWLPLVILATLWAIFFIVRVNQSSHDRAAIIMEHKVSVLSAPSDNSTEVFALHEGCKVRLEEKSGGYVRISLPDGKVGWAPLRSLQEI